In the genome of Deinococcus aquaedulcis, the window TCGGTGCAGCGCTGCTCACGCTCGCCGGTCAGGGCACCCACCGTCAGCGCCACACTACCCAGCGCCTCGCCAGCGGGGGTCTGAACCGTGTAGGTCTGTGCGCCGGCAGCCGGGCTAGGCACGGCAAAGGACCACGTTCCATCCTCGCCCACCTGGAAGCTGCCCAGGCTGGTGTCGCCCTCGCGCAGTTCCAGGGTCTGCCCGGGCTGGCCGGTCCCGCGCAGGGTCACGGTGCCTGCAGGCACCGAAGCGTCGGCCGCCGGTTCCGTAATAGAGAAGGTGCCGGAAGCCGCCGGCTCGGTGGGCGCCGTACCGGTGCCGGTCTGCTCCTCACCCACGGTGAAGTTCAATTCGGCGCGGCCCTCGGGGCTGGTGGTCTGGGCCACCAGTGTCTGTGGGCCAGCACCCAGGGCAGGGACCTCGGCTTCCCAGAGGCCCTCGGCATTCACGGTGGCGGTGGCCACCTCCTGCTCGCCGCTGCGCACGCTCACCTGTGCGCCAGCGGGGCCCGTACCGCGCACGGTAAGGGCGCCAGGGGCCACCGTTTCCCCGGCGGCTGGGGCGGTAAAGGCCAGATCGGTGGCCGGCACGGTGGTCTCAGAGGTTGCGGGCGGCGCCTGCACGGTGTCGCGTTCACCGGGCCGCTGCAGCAGCCAGCAGCCGCCCAGGGTCAGCAACAGCAGCAGCAGGGCCCAGGGCCACCAGGGGCGGCGGCGCCGGGTACGCTCATGGGAAGTGATGACCGGGGCCGGCGGCACAGGGGCGGCCGGCGCGGGGCTGGGCGGAACAGAAGTAACTGGCGCGGCCTCGGTGGGGCGAATGACCGTGGTGGTCGTCACCTCTGGCGTATGAGC includes:
- a CDS encoding DUF937 domain-containing protein, with amino-acid sequence MVTEGLGAFFEEGVSALARVLGTDSALVHRVLAAGLPRQLDALADQAAGAEGRAHLVEAVGTLPAFGSVEAALAEPGGAQNLEQAGELLTPPLLGARAEEVTRLTAQDTGAPPALVTRLLHLALPLLLSRMGQLGLTGANAAEWLGGLRGRPLLLSTLGTAAVAGAAAVAHTPEVTTTTVIRPTEAAPVTSVPPSPAPAAPVPPAPVITSHERTRRRRPWWPWALLLLLLTLGGCWLLQRPGERDTVQAPPATSETTVPATDLAFTAPAAGETVAPGALTVRGTGPAGAQVSVRSGEQEVATATVNAEGLWEAEVPALGAGPQTLVAQTTSPEGRAELNFTVGEEQTGTGTAPTEPAASGTFSITEPAADASVPAGTVTLRGTGQPGQTLELREGDTSLGSFQVGEDGTWSFAVPSPAAGAQTYTVQTPAGEALGSVALTVGALTGEREQRCTETFTLSMADGQEVREPFRFGGVGEGQGYSVTVRRGERVIGRKDIPLDVTCGWSYQSRPGPGAITYEVRPVGTPDVEPLRTINLTVR